The following coding sequences lie in one Arachis hypogaea cultivar Tifrunner chromosome 4, arahy.Tifrunner.gnm2.J5K5, whole genome shotgun sequence genomic window:
- the LOC112798014 gene encoding putative disease resistance protein At4g10780 isoform X3, translating to MGRPKEERYWNQVTKEAAGTWKCNRCGRQFSGGASRIKAHVDRIPGKGISICSASLDDNHLQPQSQQTANPMNPGEVAAEDDDHEMVDAFFGGLMQHSINIISQPINLPGGSAAVAQSNNCGFVNDEIKRLNELLHDLTLEEDDIKGELEWLKSEGKQRKRRVDDWLNKLQQLRNKVGDCLNLAMAAVHYFNENYPHNFRQIQQLTAQVSELKKEKPVVLSNEFVGEDFERKVKSMQKLVGDEEVFMIGIHGMGGVGKTCLATHMETQIIRKGTFNHVIWVTVSREYSISKLQEDIARRIGAKLNGDDDERTRAAHLSSALSEKRKWVLILDDVWKFIDLKKVGIPRCRINGSKLIITSRLKHVLRQMDCPTSNIITMYPLSHGECLELFLLRLGEYHKTHLPSNAWNIAWECGGLPLAISVMARTMKGIHSIHQWRYALNRLERGEMGGEMKEEVFQVLKASYDNLTHKSMQNSFLHCALYFEILSYDKMIMMLVDSGAINGRRRLNDIFDEGGTILDELEDHSLFSHVSNMQNSVRNMACHILKESQRLIVSCGKELTGIPHLQEWTADLQLVSLDTNRIKEIPAGVSPNCPSLTSLPDSLSDLTCLVSLLLDECYALAKVPPLGRLQKLSTLIISHTQVEVVLGLEMLTNLRWLDLSFNKKLRLESGRVLRGLTNLQYLNLFDATLSNVEIKYVQGLTTLEYFLGGFNDIKIYHNFVAGIWNTGFAPKSYLLYFGRFDNSERIFESGDRISPSGDDHQIVHLLDCEEFPHLHPKDLTNISIGCNPRWRSLCDALSNITPSLENIEIENCRQMKSLFCLFGNCSFCSNPNNLQSLQLYSLESLTVICKEDVAITDTTSQRLKPNAVLSNLSRLDISECHGIETLVTAGLLAQLQNLETLSVYRCNSLREIFAASSSGADSDDAASTIITLPNLNSLYLSYLPMLETVCKGIIISQSLPKLQIYLCTKLESRSPFEVSSSSFTSYT from the exons ATGGGGAGGCCGAAGGAAGAACGTTACTGGAATCAAGTTACAAAAGAGGCAGCCGGAACGTGGAAGTGCAACCGCTGTGGACGTCAGTTTAGTGGTGGTGCTTCTCGAATTAAAGCTCATGTCGATCGGATCCCGGGGAAAGGTATCTCTATATGCTCTGCTTCGCTGGATGATAATCATTTACAGCCACAATCACAACAAACTGCAAATCCAATGAATCCAGGGGAAG TGGCTGCTGAAGATGATGATCATGAAATGGTTGATGCCTTCTTTGGAGGTTTAATGCAGCATTCAATTAATATTATTAGTCAACCCATCAATTTGCCTGGAG GGTCAGCAGCAGTGGCCCAAAGCAACAATTGTGGTTTTGTAAATGATGAGATTAAAAGGTTAAATGAATTGCTGCATGATTTAACTCTTGAAGAAGACGACATTAAGGGAGAGTTAGAGTGGCTCAAGTCTGAGGGCAAGCAGCGCAAACGACGAGTTGATGATTGGTTGAATAAACTGCAACAATTGAGAAACAAAGTTGGTGATTGCTTGAATCTTGCGATGGCAGCAGTTCATTATTTCAATGAAAACTATCCACACAATTTCAGACAAATACAACAATTAACTGCACAAGTGAGCGAGCTTAAGAAGGAAAAGCCTGTGGTATTGTCAAATGAATTTGTTGGTGAAGATTTTGAGAGAAAAGTTAAGAGCATGCAGAAACTTGTTGGAGACGAGGAAGTCTTTATGATTGGGATACATGGAATGGGAGGGGTGGGCAAAACATGTCTTGCAACTCATATGGAAACTCAAATCATTAGGAAAGGAACTTTCAACCACGTCATTTGGGTCACGGTGTCTCGTGAATACAGCATTTCAAAGCTTCAAGAAGACATTGCCAGAAGAATCGGTGCAAAGCTTAATGGAGATGATGATGAGAGAACAAGAGCAGCACATTTGTCATCCGCATTATCAGAGAAAAGAAAATGGGTGCTTATTTTAGATGACGTTTGGAAATTCATTGACCTGAAAAAGGTGGGAATCCCTCGTTGTAGAATCAATGGTTCTAAATTGATTATAACAAGTCGGTTGAAACATGTGCTTCGACAAATGGATTGCCCCACAAGTAATATAATAACAATGTATCCTCTCTCTCACGGGGAATGTTTGGAGTTATTTCTTTTAAGACTTGGTGAATATCACAAAACACACTTACCTTCTAATGCATGGAATATTGCATGGGAATGCGGTGGTTTACCGCTTGCAATCAGTGTAATGGCTAGAACCATGAAAGGGATTCATAGCATTCATCAGTGGAGATATGCGTTGAATAGACTTGAGAGAGGGGAGATGGGGGGAGAGATGAAAGAAGAGGTATTTCAAGTATTAAAAGCGAGCTATGATAATTTAACACATAAATCCATGCAAAATAGTTTCTTGCATTGTGCATTATACTTTGAAATCCTCAGCTATGATAAAATGATAATGATGCTGGTTGACAGTGGAGCCATAAATGGAAGGAGGAGATTGAACGACATTTTTGACGAAGGCGGTACCATACTGGATGAACTTGAAGACCATTCATTATTCTCTCATGTTTCGAATATGCAGAATTCAGTAAGAAATATGGCTTGTCATATATTGAAAGAATCTCAAAGGTTGATAGTTAGCTGTGGTAAAGAATTGACAGGAATACCTCACCTGCAGGAATGGACTGCTGATTTGCAGTTAGTTTCTTTGGATACAAACAGGATCAAAGAAATCCCAGCGGGTGTATCACCCAATTGTCCAAG TTTAACCTCTCTGCCAGATTCCCTGTCGGACTTGACTTGTCTTGTTTCTCTACTGCTTGATGAATGTTACGCTCTGGCAAAGGTGCCTCCATTGGGAAGGCTTCAAAAATTGTCAACGTTGATAATTTCACATACTCAAGTTGAGGTTGTTTTAGGCTTGGAAATGCTGACAAACTTGAGATGGCTTGATCTATCTTTCAATAAAAAGTTGAGGTTGGAATCAGGGAGGGTGCTGCGTGGTCTGACCAATTTGCAATATCTGAATCTCTTCGACGCAACTCTGTCAAATGTGGAAATAAAGTATGTACAAGGGCTGACCACACTTGAATATTTTCTGGGCGGCTTTAATGACATCAAAATCTATCACAATTTTGTGGCAGGTATATGGAACACAGGTTTTGCACCCAAATCTTATCTTCTCTACTTCGGTCGTTTCGATAACTCTGAAAGGATTTTTGAATCTGGTGATCGTATTAGTCCAAGTGGTGACGACCACCAAATTGTACATTTATTAGATTGCGAAGAATTCCCTCATTTGCATCCAAAAGACCTTACCAATATCTCCATTGGATGTAATCCGCGTTGGAGAAGTTTATGTGATGCTCTGTCAAATATTACTCCATCTTTGGAGAACATTGAAATTGAGAATTGCAGACAAATGAAGAgcttgttttgtttgtttggtAACTGTTCCTTTTGCAGTAATCCCAACAACCTTCAATCCTTGCAGCTTTACAGTTTGGAGAGCTTAACAGTCATTTGTAAAGAAGATGTTGCTATTACTGATACAACATCTCAGCGTCTTAAACCAAATGCCGTCTTATCTAATCTCAGTCGCTTAGATATCTCAGAATGCCATGGGATAGAAACGTTGGTAACAGCAGGGTTATTGGCCCAACTTCAAAACTTGGAGACATTAAGTGTATACAGATGTAATTCATTGAGAGAAATATTTGCAGCGAGCAGTAGTGGTGCTGATAGTGATGATGCTGCTTCCACCATCATTACACTCCCCAACTTAAACTCACTCTACTTGTCTTACTTGCCAATGTTAGAGACTGTGTGCAAAGGAATTATAATCTCTCAATCATTGCCGAAATTGCAGATCTATCTGTGTACCAAGTTAGAAAGTCGGTCTCCATTTGAAGTCTCGTCATCATCATTTACTTCTTACACATGA
- the LOC112798014 gene encoding putative disease resistance protein At4g10780 isoform X2, with the protein MGRPKEERYWNQVTKEAAGTWKCNRCGRQFSGGASRIKAHVDRIPGKGISICSASLDDNHLQPQSQQTANPMNPGEDDDHEMVDAFFGGLMQHSINIISQPINLPGGSAAVAQSNNCGFVNDEIKRLNELLHDLTLEEDDIKGELEWLKSEGKQRKRRVDDWLNKLQQLRNKVGDCLNLAMAAVHYFNENYPHNFRQIQQLTAQVSELKKEKPVVLSNEFVGEDFERKVKSMQKLVGDEEVFMIGIHGMGGVGKTCLATHMETQIIRKGTFNHVIWVTVSREYSISKLQEDIARRIGAKLNGDDDERTRAAHLSSALSEKRKWVLILDDVWKFIDLKKVGIPRCRINGSKLIITSRLKHVLRQMDCPTSNIITMYPLSHGECLELFLLRLGEYHKTHLPSNAWNIAWECGGLPLAISVMARTMKGIHSIHQWRYALNRLERGEMGGEMKEEVFQVLKASYDNLTHKSMQNSFLHCALYFEILSYDKMIMMLVDSGAINGRRRLNDIFDEGGTILDELEDHSLFSHVSNMQNSVRNMACHILKESQRLIVSCGKELTGIPHLQEWTADLQLVSLDTNRIKEIPAGVSPNCPRLSTLILSNNCMSSIPECFFTHMKSLTILDLSQNRSLTSLPDSLSDLTCLVSLLLDECYALAKVPPLGRLQKLSTLIISHTQVEVVLGLEMLTNLRWLDLSFNKKLRLESGRVLRGLTNLQYLNLFDATLSNVEIKYVQGLTTLEYFLGGFNDIKIYHNFVAGIWNTGFAPKSYLLYFGRFDNSERIFESGDRISPSGDDHQIVHLLDCEEFPHLHPKDLTNISIGCNPRWRSLCDALSNITPSLENIEIENCRQMKSLFCLFGNCSFCSNPNNLQSLQLYSLESLTVICKEDVAITDTTSQRLKPNAVLSNLSRLDISECHGIETLVTAGLLAQLQNLETLSVYRCNSLREIFAASSSGADSDDAASTIITLPNLNSLYLSYLPMLETVCKGIIISQSLPKLQIYLCTKLESRSPFEVSSSSFTSYT; encoded by the exons ATGGGGAGGCCGAAGGAAGAACGTTACTGGAATCAAGTTACAAAAGAGGCAGCCGGAACGTGGAAGTGCAACCGCTGTGGACGTCAGTTTAGTGGTGGTGCTTCTCGAATTAAAGCTCATGTCGATCGGATCCCGGGGAAAGGTATCTCTATATGCTCTGCTTCGCTGGATGATAATCATTTACAGCCACAATCACAACAAACTGCAAATCCAATGAATCCAGGGGAAG ATGATGATCATGAAATGGTTGATGCCTTCTTTGGAGGTTTAATGCAGCATTCAATTAATATTATTAGTCAACCCATCAATTTGCCTGGAG GGTCAGCAGCAGTGGCCCAAAGCAACAATTGTGGTTTTGTAAATGATGAGATTAAAAGGTTAAATGAATTGCTGCATGATTTAACTCTTGAAGAAGACGACATTAAGGGAGAGTTAGAGTGGCTCAAGTCTGAGGGCAAGCAGCGCAAACGACGAGTTGATGATTGGTTGAATAAACTGCAACAATTGAGAAACAAAGTTGGTGATTGCTTGAATCTTGCGATGGCAGCAGTTCATTATTTCAATGAAAACTATCCACACAATTTCAGACAAATACAACAATTAACTGCACAAGTGAGCGAGCTTAAGAAGGAAAAGCCTGTGGTATTGTCAAATGAATTTGTTGGTGAAGATTTTGAGAGAAAAGTTAAGAGCATGCAGAAACTTGTTGGAGACGAGGAAGTCTTTATGATTGGGATACATGGAATGGGAGGGGTGGGCAAAACATGTCTTGCAACTCATATGGAAACTCAAATCATTAGGAAAGGAACTTTCAACCACGTCATTTGGGTCACGGTGTCTCGTGAATACAGCATTTCAAAGCTTCAAGAAGACATTGCCAGAAGAATCGGTGCAAAGCTTAATGGAGATGATGATGAGAGAACAAGAGCAGCACATTTGTCATCCGCATTATCAGAGAAAAGAAAATGGGTGCTTATTTTAGATGACGTTTGGAAATTCATTGACCTGAAAAAGGTGGGAATCCCTCGTTGTAGAATCAATGGTTCTAAATTGATTATAACAAGTCGGTTGAAACATGTGCTTCGACAAATGGATTGCCCCACAAGTAATATAATAACAATGTATCCTCTCTCTCACGGGGAATGTTTGGAGTTATTTCTTTTAAGACTTGGTGAATATCACAAAACACACTTACCTTCTAATGCATGGAATATTGCATGGGAATGCGGTGGTTTACCGCTTGCAATCAGTGTAATGGCTAGAACCATGAAAGGGATTCATAGCATTCATCAGTGGAGATATGCGTTGAATAGACTTGAGAGAGGGGAGATGGGGGGAGAGATGAAAGAAGAGGTATTTCAAGTATTAAAAGCGAGCTATGATAATTTAACACATAAATCCATGCAAAATAGTTTCTTGCATTGTGCATTATACTTTGAAATCCTCAGCTATGATAAAATGATAATGATGCTGGTTGACAGTGGAGCCATAAATGGAAGGAGGAGATTGAACGACATTTTTGACGAAGGCGGTACCATACTGGATGAACTTGAAGACCATTCATTATTCTCTCATGTTTCGAATATGCAGAATTCAGTAAGAAATATGGCTTGTCATATATTGAAAGAATCTCAAAGGTTGATAGTTAGCTGTGGTAAAGAATTGACAGGAATACCTCACCTGCAGGAATGGACTGCTGATTTGCAGTTAGTTTCTTTGGATACAAACAGGATCAAAGAAATCCCAGCGGGTGTATCACCCAATTGTCCAAGGTTATCCACCTTGATTCTGAGTAATAATTGCATGAGTAGCATCCCAGAATGCTTCTTCACACACATGAAATCTCTAACAATACTTGACCTATCTCAAAATCGCAGTTTAACCTCTCTGCCAGATTCCCTGTCGGACTTGACTTGTCTTGTTTCTCTACTGCTTGATGAATGTTACGCTCTGGCAAAGGTGCCTCCATTGGGAAGGCTTCAAAAATTGTCAACGTTGATAATTTCACATACTCAAGTTGAGGTTGTTTTAGGCTTGGAAATGCTGACAAACTTGAGATGGCTTGATCTATCTTTCAATAAAAAGTTGAGGTTGGAATCAGGGAGGGTGCTGCGTGGTCTGACCAATTTGCAATATCTGAATCTCTTCGACGCAACTCTGTCAAATGTGGAAATAAAGTATGTACAAGGGCTGACCACACTTGAATATTTTCTGGGCGGCTTTAATGACATCAAAATCTATCACAATTTTGTGGCAGGTATATGGAACACAGGTTTTGCACCCAAATCTTATCTTCTCTACTTCGGTCGTTTCGATAACTCTGAAAGGATTTTTGAATCTGGTGATCGTATTAGTCCAAGTGGTGACGACCACCAAATTGTACATTTATTAGATTGCGAAGAATTCCCTCATTTGCATCCAAAAGACCTTACCAATATCTCCATTGGATGTAATCCGCGTTGGAGAAGTTTATGTGATGCTCTGTCAAATATTACTCCATCTTTGGAGAACATTGAAATTGAGAATTGCAGACAAATGAAGAgcttgttttgtttgtttggtAACTGTTCCTTTTGCAGTAATCCCAACAACCTTCAATCCTTGCAGCTTTACAGTTTGGAGAGCTTAACAGTCATTTGTAAAGAAGATGTTGCTATTACTGATACAACATCTCAGCGTCTTAAACCAAATGCCGTCTTATCTAATCTCAGTCGCTTAGATATCTCAGAATGCCATGGGATAGAAACGTTGGTAACAGCAGGGTTATTGGCCCAACTTCAAAACTTGGAGACATTAAGTGTATACAGATGTAATTCATTGAGAGAAATATTTGCAGCGAGCAGTAGTGGTGCTGATAGTGATGATGCTGCTTCCACCATCATTACACTCCCCAACTTAAACTCACTCTACTTGTCTTACTTGCCAATGTTAGAGACTGTGTGCAAAGGAATTATAATCTCTCAATCATTGCCGAAATTGCAGATCTATCTGTGTACCAAGTTAGAAAGTCGGTCTCCATTTGAAGTCTCGTCATCATCATTTACTTCTTACACATGA
- the LOC112798014 gene encoding putative disease resistance protein At4g10780 isoform X1: MGRPKEERYWNQVTKEAAGTWKCNRCGRQFSGGASRIKAHVDRIPGKGISICSASLDDNHLQPQSQQTANPMNPGEVAAEDDDHEMVDAFFGGLMQHSINIISQPINLPGGSAAVAQSNNCGFVNDEIKRLNELLHDLTLEEDDIKGELEWLKSEGKQRKRRVDDWLNKLQQLRNKVGDCLNLAMAAVHYFNENYPHNFRQIQQLTAQVSELKKEKPVVLSNEFVGEDFERKVKSMQKLVGDEEVFMIGIHGMGGVGKTCLATHMETQIIRKGTFNHVIWVTVSREYSISKLQEDIARRIGAKLNGDDDERTRAAHLSSALSEKRKWVLILDDVWKFIDLKKVGIPRCRINGSKLIITSRLKHVLRQMDCPTSNIITMYPLSHGECLELFLLRLGEYHKTHLPSNAWNIAWECGGLPLAISVMARTMKGIHSIHQWRYALNRLERGEMGGEMKEEVFQVLKASYDNLTHKSMQNSFLHCALYFEILSYDKMIMMLVDSGAINGRRRLNDIFDEGGTILDELEDHSLFSHVSNMQNSVRNMACHILKESQRLIVSCGKELTGIPHLQEWTADLQLVSLDTNRIKEIPAGVSPNCPRLSTLILSNNCMSSIPECFFTHMKSLTILDLSQNRSLTSLPDSLSDLTCLVSLLLDECYALAKVPPLGRLQKLSTLIISHTQVEVVLGLEMLTNLRWLDLSFNKKLRLESGRVLRGLTNLQYLNLFDATLSNVEIKYVQGLTTLEYFLGGFNDIKIYHNFVAGIWNTGFAPKSYLLYFGRFDNSERIFESGDRISPSGDDHQIVHLLDCEEFPHLHPKDLTNISIGCNPRWRSLCDALSNITPSLENIEIENCRQMKSLFCLFGNCSFCSNPNNLQSLQLYSLESLTVICKEDVAITDTTSQRLKPNAVLSNLSRLDISECHGIETLVTAGLLAQLQNLETLSVYRCNSLREIFAASSSGADSDDAASTIITLPNLNSLYLSYLPMLETVCKGIIISQSLPKLQIYLCTKLESRSPFEVSSSSFTSYT, translated from the exons ATGGGGAGGCCGAAGGAAGAACGTTACTGGAATCAAGTTACAAAAGAGGCAGCCGGAACGTGGAAGTGCAACCGCTGTGGACGTCAGTTTAGTGGTGGTGCTTCTCGAATTAAAGCTCATGTCGATCGGATCCCGGGGAAAGGTATCTCTATATGCTCTGCTTCGCTGGATGATAATCATTTACAGCCACAATCACAACAAACTGCAAATCCAATGAATCCAGGGGAAG TGGCTGCTGAAGATGATGATCATGAAATGGTTGATGCCTTCTTTGGAGGTTTAATGCAGCATTCAATTAATATTATTAGTCAACCCATCAATTTGCCTGGAG GGTCAGCAGCAGTGGCCCAAAGCAACAATTGTGGTTTTGTAAATGATGAGATTAAAAGGTTAAATGAATTGCTGCATGATTTAACTCTTGAAGAAGACGACATTAAGGGAGAGTTAGAGTGGCTCAAGTCTGAGGGCAAGCAGCGCAAACGACGAGTTGATGATTGGTTGAATAAACTGCAACAATTGAGAAACAAAGTTGGTGATTGCTTGAATCTTGCGATGGCAGCAGTTCATTATTTCAATGAAAACTATCCACACAATTTCAGACAAATACAACAATTAACTGCACAAGTGAGCGAGCTTAAGAAGGAAAAGCCTGTGGTATTGTCAAATGAATTTGTTGGTGAAGATTTTGAGAGAAAAGTTAAGAGCATGCAGAAACTTGTTGGAGACGAGGAAGTCTTTATGATTGGGATACATGGAATGGGAGGGGTGGGCAAAACATGTCTTGCAACTCATATGGAAACTCAAATCATTAGGAAAGGAACTTTCAACCACGTCATTTGGGTCACGGTGTCTCGTGAATACAGCATTTCAAAGCTTCAAGAAGACATTGCCAGAAGAATCGGTGCAAAGCTTAATGGAGATGATGATGAGAGAACAAGAGCAGCACATTTGTCATCCGCATTATCAGAGAAAAGAAAATGGGTGCTTATTTTAGATGACGTTTGGAAATTCATTGACCTGAAAAAGGTGGGAATCCCTCGTTGTAGAATCAATGGTTCTAAATTGATTATAACAAGTCGGTTGAAACATGTGCTTCGACAAATGGATTGCCCCACAAGTAATATAATAACAATGTATCCTCTCTCTCACGGGGAATGTTTGGAGTTATTTCTTTTAAGACTTGGTGAATATCACAAAACACACTTACCTTCTAATGCATGGAATATTGCATGGGAATGCGGTGGTTTACCGCTTGCAATCAGTGTAATGGCTAGAACCATGAAAGGGATTCATAGCATTCATCAGTGGAGATATGCGTTGAATAGACTTGAGAGAGGGGAGATGGGGGGAGAGATGAAAGAAGAGGTATTTCAAGTATTAAAAGCGAGCTATGATAATTTAACACATAAATCCATGCAAAATAGTTTCTTGCATTGTGCATTATACTTTGAAATCCTCAGCTATGATAAAATGATAATGATGCTGGTTGACAGTGGAGCCATAAATGGAAGGAGGAGATTGAACGACATTTTTGACGAAGGCGGTACCATACTGGATGAACTTGAAGACCATTCATTATTCTCTCATGTTTCGAATATGCAGAATTCAGTAAGAAATATGGCTTGTCATATATTGAAAGAATCTCAAAGGTTGATAGTTAGCTGTGGTAAAGAATTGACAGGAATACCTCACCTGCAGGAATGGACTGCTGATTTGCAGTTAGTTTCTTTGGATACAAACAGGATCAAAGAAATCCCAGCGGGTGTATCACCCAATTGTCCAAGGTTATCCACCTTGATTCTGAGTAATAATTGCATGAGTAGCATCCCAGAATGCTTCTTCACACACATGAAATCTCTAACAATACTTGACCTATCTCAAAATCGCAGTTTAACCTCTCTGCCAGATTCCCTGTCGGACTTGACTTGTCTTGTTTCTCTACTGCTTGATGAATGTTACGCTCTGGCAAAGGTGCCTCCATTGGGAAGGCTTCAAAAATTGTCAACGTTGATAATTTCACATACTCAAGTTGAGGTTGTTTTAGGCTTGGAAATGCTGACAAACTTGAGATGGCTTGATCTATCTTTCAATAAAAAGTTGAGGTTGGAATCAGGGAGGGTGCTGCGTGGTCTGACCAATTTGCAATATCTGAATCTCTTCGACGCAACTCTGTCAAATGTGGAAATAAAGTATGTACAAGGGCTGACCACACTTGAATATTTTCTGGGCGGCTTTAATGACATCAAAATCTATCACAATTTTGTGGCAGGTATATGGAACACAGGTTTTGCACCCAAATCTTATCTTCTCTACTTCGGTCGTTTCGATAACTCTGAAAGGATTTTTGAATCTGGTGATCGTATTAGTCCAAGTGGTGACGACCACCAAATTGTACATTTATTAGATTGCGAAGAATTCCCTCATTTGCATCCAAAAGACCTTACCAATATCTCCATTGGATGTAATCCGCGTTGGAGAAGTTTATGTGATGCTCTGTCAAATATTACTCCATCTTTGGAGAACATTGAAATTGAGAATTGCAGACAAATGAAGAgcttgttttgtttgtttggtAACTGTTCCTTTTGCAGTAATCCCAACAACCTTCAATCCTTGCAGCTTTACAGTTTGGAGAGCTTAACAGTCATTTGTAAAGAAGATGTTGCTATTACTGATACAACATCTCAGCGTCTTAAACCAAATGCCGTCTTATCTAATCTCAGTCGCTTAGATATCTCAGAATGCCATGGGATAGAAACGTTGGTAACAGCAGGGTTATTGGCCCAACTTCAAAACTTGGAGACATTAAGTGTATACAGATGTAATTCATTGAGAGAAATATTTGCAGCGAGCAGTAGTGGTGCTGATAGTGATGATGCTGCTTCCACCATCATTACACTCCCCAACTTAAACTCACTCTACTTGTCTTACTTGCCAATGTTAGAGACTGTGTGCAAAGGAATTATAATCTCTCAATCATTGCCGAAATTGCAGATCTATCTGTGTACCAAGTTAGAAAGTCGGTCTCCATTTGAAGTCTCGTCATCATCATTTACTTCTTACACATGA